The following DNA comes from Paenibacillus crassostreae.
TGTACTGAATAATCAGGGTGAACCAAGATGAACGCTCGGGCAATAGCAATTCCTGCAGAAGCTGCAATGCCCGAAATTTTATTCATGAACTTCGCCTAACCCTTCACTGATCATCACTTCTTGAAGCTTAGCCAAAGCTTCTGCTTCTTGCTCACCTTCTGTAATAAGTGACATTGTATCACCTTGTTCTAATCCTAATGAAAGAACACCTAGAATTGATTTCAAAGTGACTTTTTTACCATTAGCTTCAGCATAACATTCCGTTGTAGTAAATTTTGTCGCTGTATTTACCAAACCTGTCGCTGGGCGTGCATGAATTCCGTCTTCGTCCACAATTTTGAATGTTTTTTGCATATTATTCATCCTTCTTTCGTTAATTTAATTTATTTCAGTGCTTATTTAATAATAATCTAATAAGCACTGATTTAATCATTTAATTATTTAATCTACTTATTAATCGTAATAATATTGCCTTCTCCAGCTTTCAATACACCTGTCTTATTCAAGGTCACTGATGCGCCTTCAGGTAAGTTAGAGAAGATAATCGGTGAGATAATGGATTTGGCGTTCTCTTTCACATATGCCAGATCCACTTCCATAATAGGTTGTCCCGCAGATACCAGGTCTCCCTCTGCCACTAATACAGTAAATCCATTACCCTTCAGTTTGACTGTATTCACACCGATGTGTACCAATACTTCCTTACCACCGTCAGACATAATACCTATGGCATGCTTACTAGGGAATACATTAAATACTTTACCATAGACCGGAGAACAAATTTTACCATCATGTGGTATAAATGCAAAACCATCACCCGTCATTTTCTGTGAGAATACTGCATCGGGTACATTTGAGATATCCATCAGTTCACCGTTAGCAGGCATAACGATATCTTCAACCACAATCGCGTTGCCTTCTTCGCCAGCAGCTTTCTCCTCATTAGGAGTTGGTTTACTGACTTCAATTACAGGTGTACGTCCAGCCATAATATCTTGCATTTGTGTCTTAATGGTATCAGAACGTGTACCAAATATCGCTTGTACATTGTTACCCACTTCTAGAACACCTGCAGCACCAAGTTGTTTCAAACGATCTTTATTGACGCCAGATTTATCCTTGACCTCAATCCGTAGACGTGTAATACATGC
Coding sequences within:
- a CDS encoding HPr family phosphocarrier protein — encoded protein: MQKTFKIVDEDGIHARPATGLVNTATKFTTTECYAEANGKKVTLKSILGVLSLGLEQGDTMSLITEGEQEAEALAKLQEVMISEGLGEVHE